CAGGGCCCGACGTTCCTGCGCGGTGCGGACGCCACCCGGGCGATCCTCGATGCGCGCTTCGACGGGTGGGGGGGACGCTACCCGAGCGCCCGCGATGCGGCGCTGCCGGCGCGCGTCGCGGAGGCGCTCGGGGTGCGTCGCTTCGCCGCCGACCTGGTGCTCGAGGGGGGCGCGGTGGAGATGGCGTCCGACGGGACGGTGCTGGCGACGCGCACGTCGCTGCTGGGCGACGTCCGCAACCCCGGTTGGGACGCCGCGCGGACCGAGGCGGCGCTGCGCGACCAGGTGGGCGCGGAGCGGGTCGTGTGGCTCGAGGGGGGCCTGGTGGACGACCACACCGACGGGCACGTCGATACCGTCGCGCGTTTCGTCGGCCCCGACGCGGTCGCCCTGGTGGTGCCCGACGCGGACGACGCCGCCAACGGGGCGGCCGCGCGGGCGAACCGCGCGGCCCTCGCGGCCGCTGCGACGGCCGACGGGCGGCCGTACGCGGTGCACGCCCTGCCCCTGCCCCTCGACCGCCGCCCCCACGGCGGCGTGCGCCCGCCGCGCACCTACGCCAACTTCGTGCTGGT
The Trueperaceae bacterium DNA segment above includes these coding regions:
- a CDS encoding agmatine deiminase family protein; the protein is MRGPGVTPARSPVPSDASPLPTRSEAATPRAAGFAVPSDADPHAATWTAWPHGEARWEGMLGAVRTAFAAFAAAVTRFEPLVLLVANEAVRRDAREHLRAAGAATEAVHLLEVPYDDVWLRDQGPTFLRGADATRAILDARFDGWGGRYPSARDAALPARVAEALGVRRFAADLVLEGGAVEMASDGTVLATRTSLLGDVRNPGWDAARTEAALRDQVGAERVVWLEGGLVDDHTDGHVDTVARFVGPDAVALVVPDADDAANGAAARANRAALAAAATADGRPYAVHALPLPLDRRPHGGVRPPRTYANFVLVNGGLLMPTYGDPRDDVAADVLAAAFPDRTVVGVPADALVTGGGAWHCVSTPEPFGRDGVPLVAGGAP